One part of the Vicia villosa cultivar HV-30 ecotype Madison, WI linkage group LG6, Vvil1.0, whole genome shotgun sequence genome encodes these proteins:
- the LOC131610117 gene encoding coatomer subunit delta-like produces the protein MVVLAASIVGKSGKVLVSRQFVDMSRIRIEGLLAAFPKLIGTGKQHTYIETENVRYVYQPIEALYLLLVTNKQSNILEDLDTLRLLSKLVPEYSYSLDEEGICRHAFELIFAFDEVISLGHKENVTVAQVKQYCEMESHEEKLHKLVMQSKINETKDVMKRKANEIDKSKIEKNKGDKGGFGSIGSGRIENSFSDSSIPSTGTGFGFSTDIDSFPTKPKGRPTSSAAAPPKGLGMKLGKSQKTNQFLESLKAEGEVILEDVQPRLSQSRTAAPPLTDPVTLTVEEKLNVTLKRDGGVGSFDVQGTLSLQILNQEDGHIQVQVQTGDNQAISFKTHPNMNKELFAHDYILGLKDPNRPFPTSQGSDAAGVGLLRWRMQSTDESMVPLTINCWPSSSGNETYVSIEYEASSMFDLRNVVVSVPLPALREAPSVSQIDGEWKYDSRNSILEWSVLLIDNSNRSGSMEFVVPQADSSAFFPISVRFAATETFSDLKVTNIIPLKGGNPPKFAQRTQLITENYQVV, from the exons ATG gTCGTTCTTGCTGCATCCATTGTCGGCAAGTCTGGCAAAG TGCTGGTTTCTAGACAGTTTGTGGATATGTCTCGTATAAGAATTGAGGGACTTCTAGCAGCATTTCCCAAGCTGATAGGTACTGGGAAACAGCACACATATATTGAGACTGAGAACGTGCGCTATGTTTACCAGCCAATTGAAGCTCTATACCTGCTACTTGTAACAAACAAACAGAGCAACATACTGGAAGATTTGGATACTCTGAGACTTCTCTCCAAACTT GTCCCTGAATATTCTTATTCCCTTGACGAAGAGGGTATCTGCAGACATGCCTTTGAGCTGATTTTTGCGTTTGATGAAGTCATCTCTCTTGGGCATAAGGAAAATGTGACTGTTGCACAAGTTAAGCAATACTGCGAGATGGAAAGTCACGAAGAGAAGCTGCACAAGCTGGTTATGCAGAGTAAGATCAATGAAACTAAGGATGTGATGAAGCGGAAAGCCAATGAGATTGATAAAAGCAAG ATTGAAAAGAATAAAGGTGATAAAGGAGGGTTTGGATCAATAGGTTCTGGAAGAATTGAAAATAGCTTCAGTGATTCTAGCATACCTAGCACTGGAACTGGTTTTGGATTTAGTACTGATATTGACTCCTTTCCTACCAAACCTAAAG GTCGTCCAACTTCATCTGCTGCTGCTCCGCCAAAGGGTCTTGGTATGAAGCTTGGTAAATCTCAAAAGACAAATCAGTTTTTGGAATCATTGAAAGCAGAAGgtgaggtaattcttgaagatgtTCAGCCAAGACTTAGCCAGTCTCGGACAGCTGCCCCACCACTTACCGATCCTGTCACTTTAACTGTTGAGGAGAAATTAAATGTGACTCTGAAACGAGATGGCGGAGTTGGTAGTTTTGATGTTCAAGGCACACTGTCTCTGCAAATTCTTAACCAAGAAGATGGACATATTCAAGTTCAG GTCCAAACTGGTGATAATCAGGCCATCTCTTTCAAGACACACCCTAACATGAATAAAGAGCTATTTGCCCATGACTATATACTAGGTCTAAAGGATCCCAATAGGCCTTTCCCCACTAGTCAAGGCAGTGATGCTGCAGGTGTTGGTCTTTTAAGGTGGAGAATGCAAAGCACCGATGAGTCAATGGTGCCCCTGACAA TCAACTGTTGGCCATCTTCTTCTGGAAATGAAACTTATGTCAGCATTGAATATGAGGCTTCATCAATGTTTGATCTGCGGAATGTTGTGGTTTCAGTACCTCTTCCAGCTCTTCGAGAGGCACCATCTGTTAGTCAGATTGATGGAGAATGGAA GTATGACTCTAGGAATTCCATTTTGGAGTGGTCTGTCCTTTTGATTGATAATTCAAATCGCAG TGGGTCAATGGAGTTTGTTGTTCCACAAGCCGATTCATCAGCATTCTTTCCCATTTCAGTTCGTTTTGCAGCAACTGAGACATTTAGTGACCTGAAG GTTACAAATATCATACCACTCAAGGGTGGTAATCCTCCCAAATTTGCTCAGCGAACTCAGTTGATCACAGAAAACTACCAAGTTGTGTGA